The Branchiostoma floridae strain S238N-H82 chromosome 17, Bfl_VNyyK, whole genome shotgun sequence genome has a window encoding:
- the LOC118404079 gene encoding ATP-dependent DNA helicase Q-like SIM: MATANPTPEFQRILQTVCEDFRGPWPLKPLQEETIKHLVEQRNDVFACLPTGYGKTEIYTLVPLVMERMRGKQCIMLVVSPLLSLMQDQVERLQRRGISAAYIGETQKDPEIKRGVVEGKYSLVFASPEALLNSKTWRGMLTSSTYREKLVAMTVDEAHCVTTWGKEFRKDYKRLAELRSLVADVPVLALTATATEDIRKDILSSLCMEPDTYTVSKPSNRPNIMYHAIAATYDMKKEFHWLLSELKDKGQSCSKVIIYCRNIKACSQMYKVFMNSLGDDGYNLEQDQTKSYKNRYVAMFHRSTANTNKNFVLEQFTKTDSIVRITIATIAFGMGIDVPDVYAVVHWGAPRNVEGFYQESGRAGRDGQPAHSLILHHSRTLAKGSCSPSMASYCKLGNDSCRRKYLLDYFALKSTIREELSVEHTCCDSCGDSSTLPWHTNLASSEVSDEELLKIAAIRQPTSDQLNLLRESLKDFRRDYMEEMGPTMYSFNVVTGFSLATIDSIVECCATLLTKDDIMTDIGLWDEEVVDMVFNILDETFQDNV; this comes from the exons ATGGCGACTGCTAACCCCACGCCGGAGTTTCAGCGCATCCTGCAGACAGTGTGTGAGGACTTTAGGGGTCCCTGGCCCCTGAAGCCGCTTCAGGAAGAGACGATAAAACATTTGGTCGAACAGAGAAACGACGTGTTTGCGTGCCTTCCGACTGGCTACGGGAAGACCGAGATCTACACCCTAGTTCCCCTTGTTATGGAGAGGATGCGCGGTAAACAATGCATCATGTTGGTGGTGTCGCCATTGTTGTCCCTGATGCAAGACCAAGTGGAGCGTCTACAGAGAAGAGGGATTTCAGCGGCATACATAGGCGAGACGCAGAAAGACCCAGAGATCAAGCGAGGCGTTGTGGAGGGGAAATACAGCCTGGTCTTCGCGTCTCCAGAAGCACTGCTGAACTCTAAAACATGGCGGGGCATGCTAACCAGCTCCACTTACCGCGAGAAGCTTGTCGCCATGACGGTAGATGAGGCGCATTGTGTAACGACTTG GGGTAAAGAGTTCAGAAAGGACTACAAGCGACTGGCTGAGCTAAGGTCATTGGTTGCTGATGTTCCTGTCCTCGCGCTAACAGCCACAGCCACAGAAGACATCAGGAAGGACATCCTTTCGTCCCTGTGTATGGAGCCTGACACCTACACTGTTTCCAAACCATCGAACAGGCCAAACATCATGTACCATGCAATAGCTGCAACCTACGACATGAAAAAGGAGTTCCACTGGCTTCTATCTGAACTGAAAGATAAAGGACAGTCGTGCAGCAAGGTCATCATATACTGTAGAAACATCAAGGCATGCTCCCAAATGTATAAAGTATTTATGAACTCGTTGGGAGATGATGGCTACAACCTTGAACAGGACCAAACGAAGTCATATAAGAATAGGTATGTAGCCATGTTCCACAGAAGCACAGCTAACACGAATAAGAATTTTGTGTTAGAACAGTTCACGAAGACAGATAGCATTGTTCGGATAACAATTGCCACAATTGCATTTGGAATGGGAATCGATGTACCTGATGTATATGCTGTTGTACACTGGGGGGCTCCCCGAAATGTTGAGGGGTTTTACCAGGAGAGTGGAAGAGCGGGCAGGGATGGTCAACCTGCTCATTCACTCATTCTGCATCACAGCAGAACTCTAGCGAAAGGTTCATGCTCACCCAGCATGGCCTCATACTGCAAGCTAGGTAACGATTCTTGTCGAAGGAAATATTTGTTAGACTATTTCGCACTGAAGAGTACCATTAGAGAGGAGCTGTCTGTAGAGCACACCTGTTGTGATTCCTGTGGAGATAGTTCAACTCTACCCTGGCATACAAACCTGGCATCTTCAGAAGTCTCAGATGAAGAGCTTTTAAAAATAGCAGCCATTCGCCAGCCAACTTCAGACCAGCTTAATCTGTTAAGAGAATCATTAAAGGACTTTAGAAGGGACTACATGGAGGAGATGGGACCTACAATGTACAGTTTTAATGTAGTCACTGGATTTTCCCTAGCCACGATTGATAGCATTGTTGAATGTTGTGCGACATTACTGACCAAAGATGACATCATGACTGATATTGGCTTGTGGGATGAAGAAGTAGTGGATATGGTTTTCAATATTTTAGATGAAACCTTTCAAGACAATGTATAG